A genome region from Brassica oleracea var. oleracea cultivar TO1000 chromosome C2, BOL, whole genome shotgun sequence includes the following:
- the LOC106326117 gene encoding protein CUP-SHAPED COTYLEDON 3-like, whose product MMLALEDVLSELAGEVNDRGLPPGFRFHPTDEELITFYLASKVFHRGLCGIHIAEVDLNRCEPWELPEMAKMGEREWYFYSLRDRKYPTGLRTNRATTAGYWKATGKDKEIFSGGGGGALVGMKKTLVFYKGRAPRGLKSKWVMHEHRLETDLSHRHTCKEEWVICRVFNKTGDRKNVGIHNQISYLHNTSLSTTQHHRLENLPSLLQPSKTLTNFPPLLYYDDTHQNYNDNLLHGISGHNVDELKALINPVVSQLNGVLNSPESNYYNDEDDNFGVKTEQYSNGGNNDLDVRDYLENPLFQEAGYSLLGLSSSPGPRMLY is encoded by the exons ATGATGCTTGCGTTGGAAGATGTTTTGAGCGAGCTCGCTGGAGAAGTAAACGACAGAGGATTACCACCAGGCTTCCGGTTTCACCCGACAGACGAAGAGCTCATAACTTTCTACTTAGCTTCCAAAGTCTTCCATAGAGGTCTCTGTGGCATTCACATCGCTGAAGTTGATCTCAATCGCTGCGAACCTTGGGAACTTCCAG AAATGGCGAAGATGGGAGAGAGAGAGTGGTACTTTTACAGTTTAAGGGATAGGAAGTATCCGACGGGGCTAAGGACTAATAGAGCCACTACTGCTGGATACTGGAAGGCCACCGGAAAAGATAAGGAGATATTTTCCGGCGGCGGTGGAGGAGCGCTTGTTGGGATGAAGAAGACGCTGGTGTTCTACAAGGGAAGGGCTCCACGTGGTCTCAAGAGTAAGTGGGTCATGCATGAGCATCGCCTCGAAACCGACCTTTCACACCGCCACACTTGTAAG GAGGAATGGGTGATCTGTAGAGTGTTTAACAAAACAGGAGACAGAAAGAATGTTGGAATCCATAACCAAATCAGCTACCTCCATAACACTTCACTATCAACAACACAACATCATCGTCTTGAAAATTTACCTTCTCTTCTTCAACCTTCCAAAACCCTAACCAACTTTCCACCGCTACTCTACTACGATGATACACACCAAAATTATAATGATAACCTACTCCATGGAATATCAGGCCACAATGTCGACGAGCTCAAAGCTCTAATCAACCCTGTTGTGTCTCAGCTCAACGGAGTCCTCAACTCTCCTGAAAGCAACTACTACAACGACGAAGACGACAACTTCGGCGTGAAGACAGAGCAATATTCGAACGGTGGCAATAACGATCTTGATGTACGAGATTACTTAGAGAACCCTCTTTTTCAGGAAGCAGGTTACAGTCTGCTGGGTCTTTCGTCTTCTCCTGGACCTCGTATGCTATATTAA
- the LOC106322609 gene encoding probable inorganic phosphate transporter 1-9 — translation MPPLRVLSALDAARIQWYHFKAIIVAGMGLFTDAYDLFCIAPVLKMISKIYYDNQPVGTAVLSTSYAIALLGTASGQLIFGYLGDRVGRTRVYGLCLLIMVLSSFGCGFSVCTTRRSCVMASLAFFRFVLGLGIGGDYPLSATIMSEFANKKTRGAFIAAVFSMQGLGILMSSAVTMAVCKAFKNAGEGSLEITRAAGIETLAPAEADIAWRLILMIGALPAALTFYWRMLMPETARYTALVENNATQATKDMQRVMSVTMTPPIPEEDSSSETPQQQPSSSSYKLFSRRFLSLHGRDLFAASANWFLVDVVFYTSNLLLAQLFNFSNKHPNSTNVYDSAFEVAKVAAIVAACSTIPGYWFTVYFIDRVGRVKIQIMGFFIMALVYLAAGIPYSWYRSKHEKSNDKGFMVLYGLIFFFSNFGPNTTTFIIPAELFPTRFRSTCHGISGAAGKLGAIVGIVGFLWATKHKHYEEDVFPDVKRVRIAFLILSGVCIAGVLVTYFFTRETMGRSLEDNEEDEISPTSTAGTSSVNVLLPRQ, via the exons ATGCCGCCGCTGAGAGTGTTATCGGCGTTAGATGCGGCGAGGATACAGTGGTACCACTTCAAGGCGATAATAGTCGCCGGAATGGGACTTTTCACCGACGCTTACGATCTCTTCTGTATAGCTCCGGTCTTGAAAATGATCAGCAAAATCTATTACGACAATCAACCAGTCGGAACCGCTGTTCTCTCCACTTCTTACGCCATCGCTCTCTTAGGAACCGCCTCAGGTCAGCTCATCTTCGGCTACTTAGGCGACCGTGTCGGACGCACTCGAGTCTACGGTCTTTGTCTCTTGATCATGGTTCTAAGCTCCTTCGGCTGCGGGTTCTCCGTATGCACGACTCGCCGTTCTTGCGTCATGGCGAGTCTTGCCTTCTTTAGATTCGTTCTTGGACTCGGTATCGGTGGAGATTACCCTCTCTCCGCCACGATCATGTCGGAGTTCGCGAATAAGAAGACGCGTGGGGCTTTTATCGCGGCTGTGTTTTCAATGCAGGGGTTAGGGATCTTGATGAGCTCAGCCGTTACGATGGCTGTGTGCAAAGCGTTCAAGAACGCCGGAGAAGGGAGTTTAGAGATAACGAGAGCGGCGGGGATAGAGACTTTGGCTCCGGCGGAAGCGGATATTGCTTGGAGGTTGATTCTGATGATCGGTGCTCTTCCCGCTGCGTTAACGTTCTACTGGCGAATGCTTATGCCTGAAACCGCCAG ATACACAGCACTAGTTGAGAACAATGCAACCCAAGCAACAAAAGACATGCAAAGAGTCATGTCCGTAACCATGACGCCTCCAATACCCGAAGAAGATTCGTCGTCGGAGACACCACAACAACAACCGTCTTCATCCTCCTACAAACTCTTCTCCCGCCGTTTCCTCAGCCTCCACGGCCGTGACCTCTTCGCAGCCTCAGCCAACTGGTTCCTAGTGGACGTCGTCTTCTACACAAGCAACCTCCTCCTCGCTCAACTCTTTAACTTCTCCAATAAACATCCCAATTCCACAAACGTCTACGACTCTGCTTTCGAAGTGGCTAAGGTCGCAGCCATCGTAGCCGCTTGCTCCACCATCCCTGGGTACTGGTTCACAGTTTATTTCATCGATAGAGTGGGCCGGGTCAAGATTCAGATAATGGGCTTTTTTATTATGGCCCTTGTTTACTTAGCCGCTGGGATACCATACAGTTGGTATCGGTCTAAGCATGAGAAGAGTAATGATAAAGGCTTTATGGTTCTCTACGGATTGATCTTCTTCTTTAGCAACTTTGGTCCCAACACGACGACGTTTATTATCCCTGCTGAGCTTTTTCCGACGAGGTTTAGGTCAACGTGCCATGGAATTTCAGGAGCTGCCGGGAAGCTTGGAGCCATTGTTGGAATTGTTGGTTTCTTGTGGGCCACGAAACACAAACACTACGAGGAGGACGTTTTCCCAGACGTGAAACGCGTGAGGATAGCGTTTTTGATACTAAGCGGCGTTTGTATCGCTGGAGTGTTGGTTACTTATTTTTTCACGCGTGAGACTATGGGTAGATCGTTAGAAGACAACGAAGAGGACGAGATTAGTCCCACGTCAACAGCAGGAACATCTTCTGTTAATGTGTTACTTCCAAGACAATAG